From Brassica napus cultivar Da-Ae chromosome C3 unlocalized genomic scaffold, Da-Ae chrC03_Random_34, whole genome shotgun sequence:
AACACATAACTTTAaccaacctgggttcgaatTCTCGAATCTCAGCAAGCTCTTTTATCCCCATCAAATCCACCCATTgtaccttcttcttctccttcttattAGAATCCACCTTTCTGAGACTACTTGTCAGAGTGAGAGTAGGACAAACAACTTGACATTCGTCTTCCTTTGCGTCCACTTTTGAGTCTTCCCTAACATCATTGCTATGATCATCCACAACAGCCTCTTCATGACCATCATCGTCATCATTAGTGGCTGAAACAAAGATTGTATTTCTCAGACTTGAGTATATGTCAAAGAAGTGCTTACAGAAAAAcagattaataaataaaaaaggatCTTACAAAGCAAAACAGTCATCAAAACATGTAATGGGTCTTTGAAACAGTTGATCATCAATGGAGAAAATTTCTTACACCTCTTTCTCCGAGTTTAGCCCATTTGGTGTGAACAATAAAGTCTCTaactttgagagagagagagaaaagcaCACAGTTTGTTTAATTGTaagaaagatagagagagagaaaaacacAGATAAACCCAGAAAAGGGGGTTTTAGACAAAACCCACAACTGAAAAAGAAGACGGTAAAGATTCCCTTTTGAGAAGGAACAAAAAGCAAAGATTGAGGAATGTGAAAAGGCAGATACTTTTCTGATTTTAGAGGGGACAGAGAAAGAATGCTACCAATTTAAAAAAGAAGCCCttaaaactgatttgatttgatttcccTGAGAATAAGGaaatagaggaagaagaaagataaaGTGGTGGACTTGTACTAGTGTTGTTAAATATTCTCCCTTCTTTTATTATCTGGGAAAGTTT
This genomic window contains:
- the LOC125594694 gene encoding uncharacterized protein LOC125594694, whose product is MINCFKDPLHVLMTVLLSTNDDDDGHEEAVVDDHSNDVREDSKVDAKEDECQVVCPTLTLTSSLRKVDSNKKEKKKVQWVDLMGIKELAEIREFEPSGEDDIDSDGEKNCFCVIL